In Mercurialis annua linkage group LG5, ddMerAnnu1.2, whole genome shotgun sequence, a single genomic region encodes these proteins:
- the LOC126681792 gene encoding uncharacterized protein LOC126681792, producing the protein MIARHEELREKIRQLTSLYDVTSAECIYEDQDQDPTGSLRIGDIRLATGKLEDDLAQVQDDLLEINLGTEESPKPIYINAGLDEGFREQLIALLMEFRDCFAWSYEEMPGLDPDIAEHKLPLKSGFRPFRQPPRRMSREVDTLIQDEIKRLEDAKFIREAQYTEWLSNIVLVMKKNGKLRVCVDFRNLNLATPKDEYPMPVADMLIDRAAGHTILSFLDAHSGYNQVPINKEDISKTAFRCPGPIGAYEWVVMPFGLKNAGATYQRAMNKMFRGLDCLETDIIKYILSKPYLRNRIGKWAIAMSEFTLVYVPQRAVKGQVLADFLADHPGITLKEETPDRVDISFFDIDVWKMLFDGSRTSQGAAELGARAISVKGDSLLVIKQVTGEFKCESELLVRYCNKAKHLIEGFQDTRIEYTERADNGVANDLAQHGSGYKVNREFDTIERETPNLHTGGITIDERQFSVYQLDVTQDWRDELLKWFEKPDATNRRLRTLALNYVVLAGELYKKGFEGLLFRCIGPKEAMLAMAEVHEGIAGAHQAGPRMRWLIHKYGFYWPKMEQDCIRYAKGCEACQKFGPIQHVPAEDLHSIIKPWPFRGWAVDLIGKVYPGSSDGHTFVIIATCYFTKWVEAKPLKSPTQEAIKMLHSTPYYAQANGQAEATNKAIKLIVQKMIEENPRQWHVFLSEAVWANRTSQKSATGTSPFRLVYGYDAMLPMELTVMSTRRRYQNELSKEDYFDKMVIDALDLDEERLTALDHLEAQKRRVERAYNKRVKRKAFTVGDIVWKAVLPIGHKDTRLGKWSPNWEGPFVVVNKLTGGAYLLADIDGEEHDRAINGQFLKKYVPSCWEGVDRWLFGADEE; encoded by the exons ATGATAGCACGACATGAAGAATTGAGGGAGAAAATTAGACAGCTAACCTCGCTGTACGATGTTACATCGGCCGAATGCATATATGAGGATCAAGATCAAGACCCAACAGGATCGTTGCGGATCGGGGACATAAGATTGGCAACCGGGAAGTTAGAAGATGATCTCGCCCAAGTACAGGACGATCTCCTCGAAATCAATCTGGGGACAGAGGAATCGCCTAAACCCATATACATCAACGCAGGACTGGACGAAGGATTCAGAGAGCAACTGATCGCCCTACTCATGGAGTTCCGCGACTGTTTTGCCTGGTCGTACGAGGAAATGCCGGGCCTTGATCCTGATATCGCCGAACATAAGCTTCCATTAAAGAGTGGGtttcggccatttcggcaaCCTCCCCGGCGAATGTCTAGGGAAGTGGATACTCTCATACAAGATGAGATTAAGCGGCTGGAAGATGCCAAGTTTATTCGGGAGGCCCAatacaccgaatggctctctaACATCGTGCTAGTAATGAAGAAAAACGGGAAGCTACGAGTATGCGTAGATTTTCGGAACCTCAACTTGGCCACACCCAAAGATGAATACCCGATGCCTGTAGCCGATATGCTGATCGACAGGGCAGCTGGAcacacgatactcagtttcctTGATGCACATTCCGGGTACAACCAAGTCCCAATCAACAAGGAagacatctccaaaacggctTTTAGGTGCCCCGGGCCGATCGGAGCGTATGAATGGGTAGTAATGCCTTTCGGCTTAAAAAACGCAggggcaacatatcagagggcgaTGAACAAGATGTTCAGAGGTCTTGACTGCCTTGAG accgatatcattaagtatatctTATCGAAGCCATACCTGAGGAATCGGATTGGAAAATGGGCGATTGCAATGTCCGAATTCACATTGGTGTACGTTCCTcaaagagcagtaaaaggacaagtGTTGGCAGACTTCTTGGCCGATCACCCTGGTATTACCCTCAAGGAAGAGACACCTGATCGAGTAGACATCTCGTTCTTCGACATCGACGTGTGGAAGATGTTGTTCGACGGATCCAGAacaagccagggggcag CCGAGCTAGGGGCAAGGGCGATCAGTGTAAAAGGAGATTCTTTGCTAGTCATTAAACAAGTGACAGGAGAATTCAAATGCGAGTCCGAGCTGTTGGTGAGatattgcaacaaggcgaaacaCCTGATCGAAGGCTTTCAAGATACGAGAATAGAATACACGGAGAGGGCCGATAACGGCGTTGCAAACGACCTAGCTCAGCACGGTAGTGGTTACAAGGTAAACCGAGAGTTCGACACCATAGAGAGGGAAACACCGAATCTCCACACCGGGGGCATCACGATCGATGAAAGACAGTTCTCGGTTTACCAGCTGGACgtcacccaagattggagggaCGAGCTCCTGAAGTGGTTCGAAAAACCAGACGCCACGAATAGGAGGTTGAGGACTTTAGCCCTTAATTACGTGGTCTTAGCCggtgaattatataaaaagggCTTTGAAGGGCTACTTTTCAGATGCATCGGTCCAAAAGAGGCGATGCTTGCTATGGCCGAGGTACACGAAGGGATAGCAGGCGCCCACCAGGCAGGCCCCAGAATGAGGTGGCTTatccataaatacggcttttattggccgaaaatggaacaagactgcATAAGATATGCCAAAGGTTGCGAAGCTTGTCAGAAATTCGGCCCAATACAACACGTCCCGGCCGAAGACCTGCACTCCATCATCAAGCCATGGCCATTCAGAGGATGGGCGGTCGACCTGATAGGAAAAGTATACCCCGGCTCGTCTGATGGCCATACTTTTGTGATTATCGCCACTTGCTACTTCACCAAGTGGGTCGAAGCTAAACCTTTGAAGTCGCCGACACAAGAAGCG ataaaaatgttGCACTCAACACCATACTACGCCCAGGCCAACGGACAAGCCGAAGCCACGAACAAAGCCATCAAGCTCATAGTtcaaaagatgattgaagaaaacccaaggCAATGGCATGTGTTCTTATCAGAAGCTGTTTGGGCGAATAGAACAAGTCAGAAGTCGGCCACTGGGACTTCGCCTTTCAGACTGGTCTATGGTTACGATgcgatgttgccaatggagctgACCGTCATGTCTACTCGCCGCAGATACCAGAACGAATTGTCCAAAGAAGATTACTTTGACAAAATGGTGATAGATGCCCTTGACCTCGACGAAGAACGTTTAACGGCGTTAGATCACTTAGAAGCTcagaaaagaagggtcgagAGAGCTTACAACAAACGGGTAAAACGGAAGGCTTTTACCGTGGGCGATATAGTATGGAAAGCAGTCTTGCCTATCGGCCATAAAGACACTCGGCTTGGTAAATGGAGcccgaactgggaaggcccctttgTTGTGGTCAACAAGCTAACAGGCGGAGCATACTTGTTGGCAGATATTGATGGGGAAGAACACGACAGGGCGATCAATGGTCAGTTCCTAAAAAAGTACGTCCCGAGCTGTTGGGAGGGCGTAGACCGTTGGTTATTTGGAGCCGACGAAGAGTAG